One Vitis vinifera cultivar Pinot Noir 40024 chromosome 8, ASM3070453v1 genomic window carries:
- the LOC100242597 gene encoding germin-like protein subfamily 3 member 2, which produces MNRMSPQLTVLLVIFSLHCYMSDMAMASDPDPLQDFCIPNTKWGYGRAARLDTVPCKNSSEATTDDFVFSGLKKPAEEFSNMGIAAVSVTPQMFPGLNTLGMSFVRADIQVGGINAPHFHPRATEITYVLQGKVYSGFVDSTNRVFATVLEQGEVMVFPRGLVHFQMNVGESPATVFGCFNSQNPGVQKIPSALFGSEIKDELLEKAFGMTPKQIDKMRRKFVPKG; this is translated from the coding sequence ATGAACAGAATGTCTCCACAACTGACCGTTTTGTTAGTTATTTTCTCCCTCCATTGCTATATGAGTGATATGGCAATGGCCTCAGATCCAGACCCACTTCAAGATTTCTGCATACCCAACACCAAATGGGGTTATGGAAGAGCTGCCCGGTTGGATACCGTCCCATGCAAGAACTCATCGGAGGCCACCACCGATGACTTTGTCTTCTCCGGCCTGAAAAAACCGGCAGAAGAATTCTCCAACATGGGGATCGCAGCCGTCTCAGTCACCCCACAAATGTTTCCGGGGCTTAACACACTGGGCATGTCGTTTGTTCGAGCAGATATCCAAGTTGGTGGAATCAATGCTCCACACTTCCACCCTAGAGCTACTGAAATAACTTACGTGTTGCAAGGAAAGGTATATTCAGGCTTTGTGGATTCCACAAACCGGGTTTTTGCTACGGTGCTTGAGCAAGGAGAGGTGATGGTCTTTCCAAGAGGCTTAGTGCACTTCCAAATGAACGTTGGAGAATCGCCTGCCACAGTGTTTGGATGTTTCAACAGCCAAAACCCAGGAGTTCAAAAGATCCCATCTGCCCTTTTTGGGTCTGAGATCAAAGATGAGCTTCTGGAGAAGGCTTTTGGAATGACTCCTAAGCAAATAGACAAGATGAGAAGAAAGTTTGTTCCCAAAGGTTAA
- the LOC100263058 gene encoding uncharacterized protein LOC100263058 → MAGGVNRKISAASARAHTRKSRQSSSFRLPSGMFKKILVVLLMGFLAWAYQAIQSPPPKICGSPDGPPVTASRIKLSDGRHLAYKEHGIPKDRAKYKIVYVHGFDSCRHDVVVATSLSPEIVEELGIYIVSFDRPGYGESDPNPKRTVKSIPLDIEELADQLGLGSKFYVIGFSMGGQVIWSCLKYIPHRLAGATLIAPVVNYWWPSFPANLSKEAYYQQFRQDQWTLRVAHYTPWLTYWWNTQKWFPASSVAEHSTDILSHQDKELMLTKLSKRKEYMAQVRQQGEFESIHRDLMIGFGTWEFDPMDLKNPFPNNEGSVHLWHGDEDAMVPVSLQRYIAQQLPWIQYHEVPGAGHLFPYAEGRTDAIIKALLTGEK, encoded by the exons ATGGCGGGGGGAGTGAACAGGAAGATATCGGCGGCATCAGCCCGGGCTCATACCAGAAAATCTAGGCAAAGTTCTTCTTTTCGTCTTCCTTCTG GGATGTTCAAGAAAATACTAGTGGTCTTATTGATGGGGTTCCTGGCCTGGGCTTATCAGGCAATCCAATCTCCTCCTCCCAAGATATGTGGCTCTCCAGATGGTCCCCCTGTTACAGCTTCTAGAATAAAGCTCAGTGATGGAAGGCATTTGGCTTACAAAGAACATGGAATCCCAAAGGATAGAGCCAAGTATAAAATTGTTTATGTTCATGGCTTTGATTCCTGCAGGCATGATGTCGTTGTTGCCACTTCTCTTTCTCCG GAAATTGTTGAAGAATTGGGCATCTACATTGTGTCCTTTGATAGACCTGGTTATGGAGAGAGTGATCCTAATCCTAAAAGAACTGTGAAGAGCATACCATTGGATATTGAAGAGCTTGCTGATCAGTTAGGACTGGGATCCAAGTTCTATGTAATTGGTTTTTCCATGGGTGGACAGGTGATTTGGAGTTGCCTCAAGTATATCCCTCACAG GCTGGCAGGTGCAACACTGATAGCTCCAGTGGTCAACTACTGGTGGCCTAGCTTTCCTGCAAACTTATCTAAAGAAGCCTACTACCAACAGTTTCGGCAGGATCAGTGGACGCTTCGTGTTGCTCACTACACGCCATGGCTTACCTACTGGTGGAACACTCAAAAGTGGTTTCCTGCTTCTAGTGTTGCAGAACACAGCACTGATATTCTTTCTCACCAAGACAAAGAGCTCATGCTTACTAAGCTTTCAAAGAGAAAGGAATATATG GCGCAGGTGAGACAACAAGGAGAATTTGAGTCCATCCACCGTGACTTGATGATTGGATTTGGAACTTGGGAATTTGATCCCATGGATCTAAAGAACCCATTCCCAAACAATGAAGGTTCTGTCCACCTATGGCATGGAGATGAAGATGCAATGGTGCCTGTTTCACTGCAACGCTACATTGCCCAACAGCTCCCATGGATTCAATATCATGAGGTACCAGGTGCTGGACACTTGTTCCCATATGCTGAAGGAAGGACCGATGCTATCATTAAGGCACTCTTAACTGGGGAAAAGTAG